The following are from one region of the Synechococcus sp. CBW1108 genome:
- the msrA gene encoding peptide-methionine (S)-S-oxide reductase MsrA yields the protein MAWLLGLVLLLASWAPAPALAAPTQEAVLAGGCFWCLEHDLEVLAGVLDAQSGYSGGSLENPTYGQVSAGGTGHQEVVLVKFDTARISYGDLLRAYWRNIDPLDGGGQFCDRGSSYSPVIFVKGDQQRSQAQASLRAAAAELRRPAEALKVQIKPLKRFWPAENYHQDYAERNKVKYNYYRWACGRDRRLDSVWGSRARSGRAWIVPTAKT from the coding sequence ATGGCCTGGCTGCTCGGCCTGGTGCTCTTGCTGGCCAGCTGGGCGCCAGCTCCGGCTCTGGCAGCACCTACTCAGGAAGCCGTGCTGGCGGGGGGCTGCTTCTGGTGCCTGGAGCACGACCTCGAGGTTCTTGCCGGAGTGCTGGATGCCCAGAGCGGTTACAGCGGTGGCTCGCTGGAGAACCCCACCTACGGCCAGGTTTCGGCGGGGGGGACCGGCCACCAGGAGGTGGTGCTGGTGAAGTTTGATACGGCCCGGATCAGCTACGGCGACCTATTGCGGGCCTACTGGCGCAATATCGATCCCCTTGATGGGGGCGGCCAGTTCTGTGATCGCGGCAGCTCCTACAGCCCGGTGATCTTTGTCAAAGGGGATCAGCAGCGGAGCCAGGCCCAGGCCAGCCTGCGTGCGGCTGCAGCCGAACTTCGGCGACCTGCTGAGGCGCTGAAGGTGCAGATCAAACCCCTCAAGCGCTTCTGGCCGGCAGAGAACTATCACCAGGATTACGCCGAGCGCAACAAGGTCAAATACAACTATTACCGCTGGGCCTGCGGCCGCGATCGGCGCCTCGACTCAGTGTGGGGCTCCCGGGCCCGC